The genomic region GCCCGACCGCGGTGGCCGCTGTGACCCGCAGTGCGCCTTCCTCGACACCGACACAGACACAGACACCGATGCCGACGCAGCCCGCGACACCGACGCGGATTCCGCTGGCGACGCGGCGGGCAGCGAGCGGTGGCGCACCGCGCCGTTGGCCTGCTCGCTGACCGAGGCGGGTGTCACCGAGCGGGCGGCACAGTGGCGGCGACTGCTCGACGGTGCGGGCACCGAGGCGATCGCGGAAGGGGTGCGGCTGGTGCTGCCCGCTGGGCGGGCCGGGGAGGTCGCCGCGCTGGCCGTCGATGAGCAGGGGTGTTGTCCGTTCTTCGACTTCCGGCTGCACCTGGACGGTCCGGTGCTGTACCTGGAGGTCCGCGCGCCCGCCGACGGGGCGGAGCTGCTCGCCGAGTTGTTCACGCCCGCCGCCTGATGGAACGCCACCAGGTCGCCATCTACCTGGGCGCACTGGCGGCCGGGGCCGCGGCAGGCTGGGCCGTCCCGGCCGTGGGGCCGGGGCTGGAGTGGGCCATCAACCCGGTGCTGGGTGCCCTGCTGTTCGTGACCTTCCTGCAGGTGCCCGTGGCGGAGCTGGGGCGTTCGCTGCGGGACGGGCGGTTCCTGGCCGCGGCGCTGGTGGTCAACTTCGTGGTGGTGCCGCTGGTGGTTGCCGGGATGTTCGCCTTCCTGCCCGGTGAGCGGGCGTTGCGGCTGGGGGTGTTGCTGGTGCTGCTGACCCCGTGCGTGGACTACGTGATCGTCTTCAGCGGACTGGCCGAGGGCAGCAGCCGACGGCTGCTCGCGGCCACGCCGGTGCTGCTGCTCGCGCAGCTGGTGCTGCTGCCGGGGTTGTTGTGGCTGTTCCTGGGGTCGGAGCTGGGCCAGGTGGTGCGGGCCGGGCCGTTCCTGGAGGCGTTCCTGGTGTTGATCGTCATCCCGCTGGCGCTGGCCTGGCTCACCCAGGGCTGGGCGGCTCGGCGCGCGGCCGGGCGGGCGGTCGTCGCGGCGCTGGGCACGGCCATGGTGCCGCTGATGGCGGCGACGCTGGCGATCGTGGTGGCCTCGCAGGTGCCCAGGCTCGGCGCGGGGCTCGCCCAGGTGGCGGGGGTGGTGCCGTTCTACGTGGTGTTCCTGGTGGTGATGGCCTTCGCCGGACTCGGCGTGGCGCGGTTGTTCCGGCTGGATGTCGCGGCTGGGCGGGCGATCGTGTTCACCGGGGCCACCCGCAACTCCCTGGTCGTGCTGCCGCTGGCGCTGGCCCTGCCCGACTCGCTGGCGCTGGCGGCGGTGGTCGTGGTCGCGCAGACCCTGGTCGAGGTGGTCGGCATGGTGGTCTACGTGCGGGTGGTGCCCCGGCTGCTGCCGGCGCGGTGAAGCGGGCCGTCCCGCGCGGCCTGGGGTGGCGCGGGACGGCCCGGGCGTGGTCAGCGGCAGGTGCCGCCCTGGGTGGTGATGGTCGGGTTGAGCGGGTCCCGGTAGTCCAGCGTGGTGGTGGACTGGCATTCCGGGTAGCTGATCTCCAGGTGGCCCTCGTGGCCCCGGCTGCGCAGGATCGGGCCGGAGACCAGGGGCGCGCTGGTCCAGTTGGCCACCGGCTGGCCGTCGATGGACTTGATCAGAGTCTCGTAGTTGTCGCCGGTGGTGAGCTTGAACTGGTAGCGGCGGCCCTCGGCGGTGGTCATGGTGCCCGCCGACTGGTTGGCGATCTCGGTGGTCAGGTTCGGGTTGCGCTCCCTGGTGCGGGTGTGGAAGGCGGCGAAGTCCATGGTGGTGGACTCCACCGCGTGCAGGACGCCGACCGTGCCGTGCGCGGGGTTTCCGCTGTCCACGCTGTTGAGCGCGACGTACACGCCCAGGTTCCCGCAGGCCGGGGTGTTGAGGTTGAGGAACTCCCAGCGGGCCTCGGTCACCCGCTGCGCGCATTCCCGCAGGAACTGCGGCACGCTCAGGCGCAGGCCGCAGGCGAAGCCGTCCTGCACGCAGGTGTTGACCCGGTCCCGGTCGGCGGGGCCACCGCTGTTGTGGAAGCCGTCGAAGCGGATCAGGTCATCGGCGCGGGTCTCCCGGCCCGGGGAGTTGCCGGTGGGCATCAGGGTGGTGGCCTGGGCCCGGCCGTAGAGCTTGGGACCGCGGAGCTCGTCCAGGCCGTAGCCGCTGTTGCCCCAGATCCCGCCCGCGGTGAGCTGGAAGGACGGTGAGCTGCGGTAGACCTCGATGCCCGGCATGGCGCTGTCGGCGGAGAAGCTCAGCTTCGGCCGCGCGCCGTGGTGGAAGGAGTGCTGGTAGGCCGCGCCGGACTTGTCCATCGCCCGGTGGATCGCGGTGCGCGGCGGCACATAGCCCGACACCCCGACGATGAGCGCCTCACCGGTGAAGTGGTGCGGGATGCGCCCGCCGGTGTTGCCCGCCAGACCGGTCCACAGCAGGAAGAAGCCGGTCTGCGGGTCGGAGTTGCCGGTGTAGTAGCTCTGGTTGTCGGCGTCGGCACGGTCGGTGATCCGGCGGAACGGCCCGGCCCGGCGCAGCTGGTTGCTGCTGAGGGCGAACTTGGTGGTGGCGTAGTCGAGCACGATCTGGGCCGCGGTGCGGATGGCCGGGTCCTGGGCGTGGTCGAACAGGTTGAGCAGCGCGTTGAGCGAGTACCGCTGGTAGGGGCGGGCGTTGTACTCCATGAAGTCGTGCTTGGCGAAGAGTTGCAGCAGCCGCAGCAGGTGCTCGCGCATGCCGTTGGCCACGTTGTCGTAGCGGGCGTCACCGGTGGCCTCGCGCAGCCGTTGGTTGCTCAGGTAGCGGGAGCTCTCGATGAGCAGCCGGTGGTTCTCCGTCTCCGGCACGTTGACCAGGCCGCAGACGGTGATCTTCTCATCGTCCACCGAGTGCGGGCCGTGCTCGCTGAGCAGGTGGTGCAGCAGGTGCTTGCGGGTCAGCGGGTAGACCAGGTCCCAGTACTTGCTGGTGATCACCACCAGGCTCTTGAGCACCGCGTCGTAGTCGGCGTCGCGGTGGCAGGTCGGGATGTCGTCGGTGGAGGATCCGGTCAGGTACGGGCGCATCTGCCGCAGCACCCGGTTGACCAGCTCCTGGCTGGGCGCCTGGTTCTCGCACTGACTGCCCGCGCCCTTGCGGCGCAGCCGTTCCAGGTGCGCCATCAGCGCGATGCCGGTGTCCTCGCCCGCCTTCTCCCCGGTCGGGCTGAGCACGCTCTGGCAGGCCTGGTAGTCCGCGACCAGCTCCCGGCGCTTGTCCAGGTGCCGGGGCGCCTCCGCGGGGGTGGTGGCGGTGACGCCGGTGAGGTCGACGCCGCCGGGGAAGCGCACCGTGGTGCTCACCCGCTGGGTCCAGCCCTGGCGGCACTGCGCGCCGCCCAGGCTGTTGTCGCAGCCCTCGACCTCCACACCGATCTCCCCGCCGACCTCGGCGTTGAAGCTGTAGAAGCCTTCCCGCCGCCGGTCCTGCCGGTACCTGACATCCGCCTGCTTGGCCTCCCGGCCCGGCTGGTACCAGCGCACGATGAAGAAGTCGTAGAAGTAGCCGTCGGTGGGTCCCCACTCGACGTGGACCCGGCCCTTCACCGAGTAGGCAGCCACCACCAGGTTGCCGCCCTGGCCTGGCGACTCGGCGAGCTGGCCGTGCTGGAAGCTCTGCACCCGGCCCTTGGGCGCGGTCACCGCCGCACCGGTCGGGCAGCCGAGCTTGCCGGTGGCCCCGCCCATCTCCCGCCAGCGCCGGCCGAGCGTGCCCTCCACCGCCGCGCCCGGGCAGCCGGTCGGGGTGGCGCCGGTGTCCGGCAGGGTGACGCTGACCGGGATGGCCGCGCCCTGGTCGCACTTGTGCCCGGACTGGCCGGGCAGCTTGTCGCAGCCGGTGACGGTGAAGTCGTAGCGGCCAGGGCCGCGGGTCAGCGGCATGGTGAAGGTGCCCCAGGTGCGCGGGCCGCCGTAGACGTCCTCCACCCTGGACAGGCCGTTGTGGAACCAGCCGATCAGGAAGCCGTCGTAGTTCCACGGGTCGTTGGTGGGACCCCAGTCCACGGTGACGTCGTTGTGCACCCGGTAGGCCGAGACGACCAGGTTCGGGCCCTGGTCAGGGGACCAGACGACCTCGCCGCGCTCGAAGGACTGCTTGCGGCCGCGGCGGCCGGGCACGTCCTGCTCCTGGCTGGTCGGGCAGCCCAGCGGGCCCGCGCCGGAGTTGAGGTCCTGCCAGCGCTGGCCGATCAGGCCGCCCGCGGTGATCGTGCAGGTGACCACGGGCGCTACCGGCTCTGCGGCGGGTGGCTCGGGTGGTCTGGGCTGGGCCGTGGCGCTGGCCGTGAGCGTCCCGGCGGCCAGGGCTGATGCGAGCAGCAGCCCCCACCAGCGCCGTGCGCGCGTTCCTGACACCGTGTTCTCCCCTGGATCTCGTCCTGGCCGATCTGGCAGGTGTTGCCGAGTCTCGGGGCGAGCGGGGTTGTCCGGGCAGGGGTTCGCCGTATCCCAATCGACGGGGAAACCGGGGATACCGGCGGTGAGCTGGGCGGGGAGGGGTTCTACGGGGCCGGTCCCGTGGGTGCCGGGACCGGCCCCGTAGAGGCTTACTCGATCACATCGGCAGCTGGTCGCGGAAGAACTTCCGCACATCCGCCACGAACAGCTCCGGCTCCTCCATGGCCGCGAAGTGCCCGCCGCGGGGCATCTCGCTCCAGTGCGACAGCGTCGGCTGCTGCTTCTCGGCCAGCCGCCGCACCGGCTGGGTGAGGTCGTGCGGGAAGACCGCCACACCCAGCGGGCAGCTCAGCGCGGGCTGGCTGCCCCAGGCGCGGGCGGACTCGTAGTACAGCCGCGCGGAGGAGCCGGCGGTGCCGGTGAGCCAGTACAGCATCACGTTGGTCAGCAGGTGGTCGCGGTCCACCGCGTCCTCGGGCGCGGACTCGGAGTCGGTCCACTCCTTGAACTTCTCCGCGATCCAGGCCAGCTGCCCCACCGGGGAGTCGGTGAGCCCGTAGGACAGGGTCTGCGGCCGGGTGGACTGGATCTTCATGTAGCCCGACAGCTCGTCCTGGTAGCGGCCGAGGGTGGCCAGCCTGGCCCGCTCGTCCTCGGTCAGCTCGACCTCGGGGTCGGGCAGGGTGATCAGCATGTTCAGGTGCACCGCGTGCACGTGCCCGGGGTCGGCCGCGCCCAGCGCCAGGCTGATCGCCGAGCCCCAGTCCCCGCCCTGGGCGAAGTAGCGGTCGTAGCCCAGCCGCCGCATCAGCTCGGCGAAGGCATTGGCCACCCTGGCCACGTTCCAGCCGGTCTCGGTGGTGGGGCCGGAGAAGCCGTAGCCGGGGATGGAGGGCAGCACCAGGTGGAAGGCGGGGCTGCCCTCGGGGGCGCCGTGGCCGCGCGGGTCGGTCAGCGGGCCGATCACGTCCAGGAACTCCGCGATCGAGCCGGGCCAGCCGTGGGTCATGATCAGCGGCACCGCATCCGGCTCCAGGGAGCGGATGTGCAGGAAGTGCAGCCGGTGGCCGTCGATCTCGGTGGTGAACTGCGGATAGCTGTTGAGGCGCTGCTCGTGGGCGCGCCAGTCGTAGCCGTGCCGCCAGTGTTCGGCCAGCTCGCGCAGGTAGCCGAGCGGGACCCCGTAGTCCCAGCCCGCACCGGGCAGCTCCTCCGGCCAGCGGGTCAGGTCCAGCCGCACGTGCAGGTCGTCCAACTGGGACTGGGGGATGTCGATGCGGAAGGGGGCGATCTCGGTCATGACACCACCGTAGGCAGCGAAGAGGACAACTTCGGTCCTCTGTGGTCAGCGGTTACGCCTTGGCCGCCGCTTTGGCCGCCTTCTTGAACTCGCGGACCTCGGTCAGGGTGGCGGTGTCCACCACGTCGGCCACGCTGCGCCGGGCGCCGTCCTCGCCGTAGGCGCCCGCGGCCGCGCGCCAGCCCTTCGGGGTGATGCCGCGCTGCTTGCCGAGCAGGGCCAGGAAGATCCGGGCCTTCTGGTCGCCGAAGCCGGGCAGCGCCTTGAGCCGCTTGAGGACCTCCTTGCCGTCCGGCTCGCCCTCGGTCCACAGCCGCTCGACCTGGCCGTCGTAGTGCTCCACCAGGTATCGCGCCAGCTCCTGGAGGCGCTTGCCCATCGAGCCGGGGAAGCGGTGCACCGCGGGCGGGGTGGCCATCACCGAGGTGAACTCCTCGGGGTCCAGCTCGGCGATGCGCCGCACGTCCAGCTCGCCCAGCCGGTCGGCGAGCACCCTGGGGCCCTTGAACGCCTTCTCCATCGGGATCTGCTGGTCCAGCAGCATGCCGAACAGCAGCGCCAGGTGGCTCTCGGTCAGCAGGGCGTCCGCGGCCGGGTCCTGGGCCAGGCACAGCGTGCGAGTCATGGCGACAAGGATGGCAGTAGCCTCTCGCGGGTGCCTCCCTTGGGTGTGTTCCAGTGCGTCGTCCTGGACTGTCCGGCCCCGCGCCGACTGGCCGCCTTCTACCAGGAACTGCTCGGCGGCGAGGTCAACCGGCCGGACCGGCGGTGGGCGGTCAACGCCGACTGGTCCACCCTGCACCTGCCCGACGGCCAGGTGCTCTGCTTCCAGCGCCAGCCCCGGCACCAGCCGCCGGTGTGGGGCGATCCGGCGCGGCCGCAGCAGGCGCACCTGGACATCGACGTGGCCGACCTGGCCGCCGCGCACGAGCGGGTCCTGGAGCTGGGGGCCACCCTGCTGGACGGCATGCTCGGGCGCGGCTGGCAGGTCTACGCCGATCCGGCTGGGCATCCGTTCTGCCTGCTGGGCCACTGACTGCTGGACCGCTGACCTGGGCTGATGCCTGTTGCCACGGGTGTGGCACCACAACTGGGGTGGTCAGCGGGCCAGGCCGCGCACGATGACTTCCAGGCCTGCCTCGTAGCGGCGGTCGAAGTCGCTGAACAGCTCCTTGCCCGCGGCCACCGCCAGCGGGGTCGCCCCGGCGTCCATCCGGGCGGCGCGGGTGGCGAAGTCATAGCTCGGATCGCGCTCGCCGGGGCGCGGCTGCACCGCCTGCTCCTCGATCACGAAGCCGACGGTGAAGTGGTAGACCGTGGTCAGCGCGATGATCGCGGCGGAGAGGCTGAACCCGGCGGCGGTGAAGATCGCCAGCGTGCGCTCCATCGAGGCGTAGGCGCTGGTGTCGGTCAGGTGGGTGCCGGCCACCATGCGCGCGCCGTCGCGGTGGGTCAGCAGCGCGCGGCGCAGGCCGTGGCCGTTGCGCCGGGCCACTCCGCGCCAGTCCAGCCCGGCCCACTCGGCCTCCGGGACCTCGGTGGCCGAGCGCAGCACCCGGGTGGCCATCTCGTCGACGAGCTCCTGCTTGTTCTTGAAGTGCCAGTACAGCGCCGGGGCCTGCACGTCGAGGCTGGCGGCGATCCGGCGCAGGGTCAGCGCGTCCAGGCCGACCTCGTCGAGCACCGCCAGTGCGGTGCGCACCACAGTGTCGCGATCCAGAGCCATGGTTGACAGCTTAACGCCGTTCAAGCAACCTTAACGACGTTAAATTGAACGTCGTTAAGGAGAGCTCGTGCTGCCCGTCCTCATCGCAGGCGCCGGACCCACCGGCCTCACCCTGGCCATCGACCTGGCCCGCAGGAACATCCCGTTCCGCCTGGTCGACGCCGCCACCGAACCCTTCGCCGGATCTCGCGGCAAGGGCATCCAGCCCCGCACCCAGGAGGTCTTCGAGGACCTTGGCGTGCTGGCACGCCTCCTGGCCCACGGCGGCCCGTATCCGCAGATGCGTGCCTATCGCGGCACCGAGGTGCTCGGGGACCACCGGCTGTTCGAACCTCGCGAAGCCACCGACGCGGTGCCGTACCCGAACGGCCTGATGAGCCCGCAGTGGCGCACCGAGTCGCTGTTGCGCGAGCGCCTGGCCGAACTGGGCGGCGCGGTGGAGTTCGGCACGCCGCTGACCGGCTTCACCCAGGACGCCGACGGGGTGAACGCGACCGTGGGCGGGCACACCGTGCGCGCCTCCTACCTGGTGGGCGCGGACGGCGGCCGCAGCTTCGTGCGCAAGACCCTGGGCGTGGACTTCCTCGGCGAGACCATCGAGACCCAGCAGATGCTCGTCGGCGACCTCCGGCTCACCGGCCTGGACCGCGACTTCTGGCACGCCTGGCCCGGTGGGTCCGGGCCGCTCGCGCTGTGCCCGCTGGCCGGGACCGACACCTTCCAGCTCATCGCCCCGCCCCCGGACGGCGTCGAGCTGCCCACGCTGGCCGGGTTGCAGGAGCTGGTCACCGCCGCGACCGGGCGGGCGGACCTGCGGCTGACCGAGCTGATCTGGCTCTCCCGGTACCGGGCCAACGTGCGGATGGTGGACCGCTACCGGGTCGGCCGGGTGTTCCTGGCCGGGGACGCCGCACACGTGCACTCCCCCGCCGGTGGTCAGGGACTCAACACCGGCGTGCAGGACGCCTACAACCTCGGCTGGAAACTGGCCGCGGTGCTCTCCGGAGAGCCGGATGAGCTGCTGGAGACCTACCAGGCCGAGCGGCTGCCGGTGGCCGCGGACGTGCTGGGGCTGAGCTCACGGCTGGTCGAACGGGACGCCGCCGAGGGCATCCGGCGCGGCAAGGAGACCGACCAGCTCGACATCAGCTACCGCGGCGGGCCACTGGCACCGGCGGGCTGGCAGAGCGCGACCGGGCTGGCCGCCGGGGACCGCGCGCCCGATGCCCGGCTGGCGGACGGGCGGCGGTTGTTCGAGCTGTTCCGCGGGCCGCACTGGACCCGGCTGGAGTTCGGAACCACCTCGGCCACTCCTGAGCTGACCAGCCAGAACGTGCGCACCGTGGTGATCACCGAGGAGTCGGTGCGGGCGAGCTACGGCGTGCCGGAGGGCGCGGTGGCGCTGGTGCGGCCGGACGGCTACCTCGGTGCGATCGAGGTGTCCGCGCGCGCCGCTCACACTGTGGGCTGATAGGTGCCGAAGCACCACACGTTGCCCTCGAGGTCGGTGGCCGCGTACTCCCTGGACCCGTACGGCTGGTCGGTCAGCGGCATGATCACCTGCGCCCCGGCGGCCACTGCCCGGTCGTGGTGGGCGTCCGGGTCGGCCACCACGAGGTAGAGCACGCTGCGGCCGGTGTCGAACGGGCTGGGCTCAGCACTGCGCTGGCTGAGCATGATCAGCCCGTTGCCCCAGGTCAGCTCGGCGTGCTCGATCATGCCCGCCGGGGACCGGGAGACCGACTTCTCGGTGAAGCCGAACACCGTGGTCAGCTGGGTGACCGCGGCGTCGGCGTCGGTGTAGCGCAGGGTCGGGTAGATGCTGGGTGGGGTCATGGCCTGACGGTAGCTAGAACAGGCTGATCTGGCGCGGCTTGCGCTTGCGCGGCACCGCCTCGCCGTGCCGCGCCAGCAGGTCCGCGCCCAGCACCGCCAGGAACGGCGACACCGGCAGCGAGCGCTCGGCGCCGTGCCGGTGCCGCTGGGCGGCGTGGCTGAGGTAGAGCCGGTCCTGGGCGCGGGTCATGCCGACGAAGAACAGCCGCCGTTCCTCCCGCACGTGCTCCTCGTCGACCCCGGCCGCGCCCTGCCAGCGCAGCGGCAGCAGCCCGTCCTCGCAGCCGATGAGGAAGACCACCGGGAACTCCAGTCCCTTGGCCGCGTGCAGGGTCAGCAGCGAGACCCGGTCGGCGCGCGGATCGAGGGCGTCGACCTCCGCGCCGAGGGACAACTCGGTGCGGAAGGCGTCCAGGTCGTGTTCGTGGCGGCGGGTCAGTGGAGCGAGCAACTCCAGCGCGGTGTGGATGTCGGCCTCGCGTTCGGCCAGCTCGGCGGCCGGGATCCGGCTCAGCGCGGTGATCGCGGCCGCCCGCACCCTGGCCGCGACGTCCTGGGCCGCGCCGGGGTCGGTGAAGGTCAGCTCGCGCAGGATCTCGGCCACCCCCGGCCGGTGCAGCAGCCGGTCGTGCGAGCGCTTCTGGAACGGCACCCCGGCCCTGGTCAGCGCCTCCACCACGGCGCGAGCCTGGCTGTCGGTGCGGTACAGCACGGCGAAGTCGCTGAAGGACAGCCCGCCGTCGCCGTCGCCGTCCACCCGGCCGCTGTCCAGGGAGTGGAAGGAGGAGCCGCCCAGCAACTGGTCGATGGTGCGCGCGACGAAGGCGGCCTCCGCGGTCTCGTCCGCGGCGGTGTGCAGGCCGATCGGCGCGTGCTCGGCGTGGCTGCCGCAGGCCAGCAGCTCGCGGCCGGGCACCAGCGTGGTGGGTTCGATGGCCTGGCGGGCCCCGGCGATGATGTGCTTGCCGGAGCGGTAGTTGCGGGTCAGCTGCACGGTGGCCGCGCCGGGGAAGTCCTGCTGGAAGCGCAGGAAGAACCTGACGTCGGCGCCGCGGAAGCGGTAGATCGCCTGGTCGGGGTCGCCGATGGCGGTCAGGTTGGCCCGCTCCCCGGCCAGCAGCCGCAGCAGCCGGTACTGGAGCTCGTCCACGTCCTGGTACTCATCCACCGAGATCCACCGGTAGCGCTCGCGGTAGGCCGCGGCCAGCTCCGGATCCTCCTCCAGCAGCCGCACGGGCTGGCTGATCAGGTCGTCGAAGTCGACCAGGTCCCGGGCGCGCAGGGTCTTGGTGTAGCTCTCCCGCACCTGGGGGTCCCAGTCGGTCTTGCCGTCCAGGAACTCGCGGGCGGTCTTCTCCGCGCCGGTGACCTCGGTGAGGATGGCCAGCTGCGCCTCGGTGCCGGCGATGGTGAAGTTCGGCGAGAGGCCGAGGCGTTCGTGCAGCTCACGCAGGAAACGCACACCGAGGGCGTGGAAGGTGGAGATGGTCAGCCGCCCGGCGTGCCCGGGAGCCAGCAGGGCCAGGCGTTCGCGCATCTCCTCGGCGGCGCGGCGGGTGAAGGTGATCGCCAGGCACTGCTCCGGCGGCACGTCGTGCGTGGTGACCAGGTGGGCCAGGCGGTGGGTGAGGGTGCGGGTCTTGCCGGTGCCCGGTCCGGCGATGATCAGCAGCGGGCCGCCGAGGCGTTCGGCGGCGGCGCGCTGGTCGGGGTCGAGGCCGTCGAGCAGGGACGCCGGCGCCGGGGATTCGGGCGCGGCGGGCATCGGAACGGCGGCAGGTTCGGGAGCGGCGCGCACCGGGTCGGCGGCGAGTTCGGGCGCGGGCTGCGGCTCGGCGGGCGGGTCGGGATCCACGGCGGGACGCGGCTTGGGCTTCGGTTCGGGTTCCGTCGCGAACAGGCTGTCCTCGAACAGCGAGAAGGAGTTGGCCTCGGTGCGGCGGCGCAGCTCACCCGGCTCGAACAGCCGGATCACCCCGTACTCCCCGTCGTAGCCGGAGTCCCTGATCACCGTGCCCTGCCGCAGCCGCCCGATCGCCTCGCCCAGCAGCTCGTGCTGCTCGGCGATCAGGTGCAACGGCACCTCGTCCAGGATGGTCAGCTCCGGGCCCAGCGCGGTGGTCAGCGCGTTGAGCGCGGTCTGCACCTTCTTCGACTTCGGGCCGACGCCGAGGATCTCGCTCATGATCTCCGGCAGCGGCACCAGGCTGCGGAACCCGGCCGCGCCCTCGGGCCGGTAGCCCAGTGGGCGGTCGGCCAGGTCGTTGACCCGGCTGAGCACGCCGACGGTCAGCGGCTTCTTGCACTCCGGGCAGCGTCCGTCGTGCGCGCGGGTCTGCGCCGGGTCGAAGCGGACCTCGCACTTGCGGTGCCCGTCCAGGTGGTACTTGCCCTCCTCGGGGAAGAACTCCGCGGTCCCGGCGAAGCCCTCACCGGTCTCCAGCGCGCGGCGCAGCGCGAAGTAGTCCAGCGCGGTGTCGAAGACGGTGGCCTCCCGGCCCAGCATCGGCGGGGAGTGCGCGTCGCTGTTGCTGACCAGGCGGTACTTGTCCAGGCCGGAGACCTGCCAGTTCATCTCCGGGTCGCTGGACAGGCCGGTCTCCACCGCGAAGATGTGCTCGGCCAGGTCCAGGTAGCAGTCCTCGATGGCGTCGAAGCCGGACTTCGAGCCCAGCACCGCGAACCACGGGGTCCACACGTGCGCCGGCACCAGGTAGCCGTCCGGGCTGGCCTCCAGGGTGATCTCC from Crossiella sp. CA-258035 harbors:
- a CDS encoding bile acid:sodium symporter, with translation MERHQVAIYLGALAAGAAAGWAVPAVGPGLEWAINPVLGALLFVTFLQVPVAELGRSLRDGRFLAAALVVNFVVVPLVVAGMFAFLPGERALRLGVLLVLLTPCVDYVIVFSGLAEGSSRRLLAATPVLLLAQLVLLPGLLWLFLGSELGQVVRAGPFLEAFLVLIVIPLALAWLTQGWAARRAAGRAVVAALGTAMVPLMAATLAIVVASQVPRLGAGLAQVAGVVPFYVVFLVVMAFAGLGVARLFRLDVAAGRAIVFTGATRNSLVVLPLALALPDSLALAAVVVVAQTLVEVVGMVVYVRVVPRLLPAR
- a CDS encoding TetR/AcrR family transcriptional regulator C-terminal domain-containing protein encodes the protein MALDRDTVVRTALAVLDEVGLDALTLRRIAASLDVQAPALYWHFKNKQELVDEMATRVLRSATEVPEAEWAGLDWRGVARRNGHGLRRALLTHRDGARMVAGTHLTDTSAYASMERTLAIFTAAGFSLSAAIIALTTVYHFTVGFVIEEQAVQPRPGERDPSYDFATRAARMDAGATPLAVAAGKELFSDFDRRYEAGLEVIVRGLAR
- a CDS encoding HhH-GPD-type base excision DNA repair protein, translated to MTRTLCLAQDPAADALLTESHLALLFGMLLDQQIPMEKAFKGPRVLADRLGELDVRRIAELDPEEFTSVMATPPAVHRFPGSMGKRLQELARYLVEHYDGQVERLWTEGEPDGKEVLKRLKALPGFGDQKARIFLALLGKQRGITPKGWRAAAGAYGEDGARRSVADVVDTATLTEVREFKKAAKAAAKA
- a CDS encoding UvrD-helicase domain-containing protein codes for the protein MRFYADLHIHSKYSRACSRDCDLEHLTWWARRKGIALVGTGDFTHPAWFARLSETLEPAEPGLYRLKPELDRDIDRTLPGSCAGTDVRFMLSVEISTIYKRGDKTRKVHHLIYLPDLEAVARFNQRLGKIGNLGSDGRPILGLDSRDLLEITLEASPDGYLVPAHVWTPWFAVLGSKSGFDAIEDCYLDLAEHIFAVETGLSSDPEMNWQVSGLDKYRLVSNSDAHSPPMLGREATVFDTALDYFALRRALETGEGFAGTAEFFPEEGKYHLDGHRKCEVRFDPAQTRAHDGRCPECKKPLTVGVLSRVNDLADRPLGYRPEGAAGFRSLVPLPEIMSEILGVGPKSKKVQTALNALTTALGPELTILDEVPLHLIAEQHELLGEAIGRLRQGTVIRDSGYDGEYGVIRLFEPGELRRRTEANSFSLFEDSLFATEPEPKPKPRPAVDPDPPAEPQPAPELAADPVRAAPEPAAVPMPAAPESPAPASLLDGLDPDQRAAAERLGGPLLIIAGPGTGKTRTLTHRLAHLVTTHDVPPEQCLAITFTRRAAEEMRERLALLAPGHAGRLTISTFHALGVRFLRELHERLGLSPNFTIAGTEAQLAILTEVTGAEKTAREFLDGKTDWDPQVRESYTKTLRARDLVDFDDLISQPVRLLEEDPELAAAYRERYRWISVDEYQDVDELQYRLLRLLAGERANLTAIGDPDQAIYRFRGADVRFFLRFQQDFPGAATVQLTRNYRSGKHIIAGARQAIEPTTLVPGRELLACGSHAEHAPIGLHTAADETAEAAFVARTIDQLLGGSSFHSLDSGRVDGDGDGGLSFSDFAVLYRTDSQARAVVEALTRAGVPFQKRSHDRLLHRPGVAEILRELTFTDPGAAQDVAARVRAAAITALSRIPAAELAEREADIHTALELLAPLTRRHEHDLDAFRTELSLGAEVDALDPRADRVSLLTLHAAKGLEFPVVFLIGCEDGLLPLRWQGAAGVDEEHVREERRLFFVGMTRAQDRLYLSHAAQRHRHGAERSLPVSPFLAVLGADLLARHGEAVPRKRKPRQISLF
- a CDS encoding VOC family protein, which encodes MPPLGVFQCVVLDCPAPRRLAAFYQELLGGEVNRPDRRWAVNADWSTLHLPDGQVLCFQRQPRHQPPVWGDPARPQQAHLDIDVADLAAAHERVLELGATLLDGMLGRGWQVYADPAGHPFCLLGH
- a CDS encoding VOC family protein yields the protein MTPPSIYPTLRYTDADAAVTQLTTVFGFTEKSVSRSPAGMIEHAELTWGNGLIMLSQRSAEPSPFDTGRSVLYLVVADPDAHHDRAVAAGAQVIMPLTDQPYGSREYAATDLEGNVWCFGTYQPTV
- a CDS encoding MerR family transcriptional regulator, which translates into the protein MRISQLAERSGVPASTLRFYESAGLLPAERTPAGYRHYGQDAVERLEFIGAAKHLGLSLEEIAELLAVWESGFCAEVKAQLRPRIGARIAGAEQRAAELAAFTALLRRALAHLDALPDRGGRCDPQCAFLDTDTDTDTDADAARDTDADSAGDAAGSERWRTAPLACSLTEAGVTERAAQWRRLLDGAGTEAIAEGVRLVLPAGRAGEVAALAVDEQGCCPFFDFRLHLDGPVLYLEVRAPADGAELLAELFTPAA
- a CDS encoding epoxide hydrolase family protein — translated: MTEIAPFRIDIPQSQLDDLHVRLDLTRWPEELPGAGWDYGVPLGYLRELAEHWRHGYDWRAHEQRLNSYPQFTTEIDGHRLHFLHIRSLEPDAVPLIMTHGWPGSIAEFLDVIGPLTDPRGHGAPEGSPAFHLVLPSIPGYGFSGPTTETGWNVARVANAFAELMRRLGYDRYFAQGGDWGSAISLALGAADPGHVHAVHLNMLITLPDPEVELTEDERARLATLGRYQDELSGYMKIQSTRPQTLSYGLTDSPVGQLAWIAEKFKEWTDSESAPEDAVDRDHLLTNVMLYWLTGTAGSSARLYYESARAWGSQPALSCPLGVAVFPHDLTQPVRRLAEKQQPTLSHWSEMPRGGHFAAMEEPELFVADVRKFFRDQLPM
- a CDS encoding FAD-dependent oxidoreductase, with translation MLPVLIAGAGPTGLTLAIDLARRNIPFRLVDAATEPFAGSRGKGIQPRTQEVFEDLGVLARLLAHGGPYPQMRAYRGTEVLGDHRLFEPREATDAVPYPNGLMSPQWRTESLLRERLAELGGAVEFGTPLTGFTQDADGVNATVGGHTVRASYLVGADGGRSFVRKTLGVDFLGETIETQQMLVGDLRLTGLDRDFWHAWPGGSGPLALCPLAGTDTFQLIAPPPDGVELPTLAGLQELVTAATGRADLRLTELIWLSRYRANVRMVDRYRVGRVFLAGDAAHVHSPAGGQGLNTGVQDAYNLGWKLAAVLSGEPDELLETYQAERLPVAADVLGLSSRLVERDAAEGIRRGKETDQLDISYRGGPLAPAGWQSATGLAAGDRAPDARLADGRRLFELFRGPHWTRLEFGTTSATPELTSQNVRTVVITEESVRASYGVPEGAVALVRPDGYLGAIEVSARAAHTVG